Proteins encoded by one window of Rutidosis leptorrhynchoides isolate AG116_Rl617_1_P2 chromosome 7, CSIRO_AGI_Rlap_v1, whole genome shotgun sequence:
- the LOC139860350 gene encoding uncharacterized protein: MKVLSLNVRGFAVKGKFGWVRNICISEKPFVAVFQETKCGTIEDGWVNALWGGPNFGYVQKEATGSSGGLLCIWDSNEFDIIDCNGCENFIAIRGRWVRSGQESVIVNLYGPHNDRGKKALWDSLEQLINSVDAPWLLVGDFNEVRMAEDRLNSQFIQGRADIFNEFIVRCGLIEIDINGRKFTRISDDGLKFSKIDRFLVNNSFLQLWSDLSVIALDRHLSDHCPLILRDKIIDYGPKPFKVFDEWFNCEEVDKIIMEAWMQPIRGSRKDCNFRDRLKNVKLALKDWSSRKFGGLDKEIEAFKKKQRNRN, from the coding sequence ATGAAAGTCCTTTCTTTGAATGTTCGAGGTTTTGCGGTTAAGGGTAAATTCGGGTGGGTGAGAAACATTTGTATTAGTGAGAAACCGTTTGTGGCAGTTTTTCAAGAAACTAAATGTGGAACAATTGAAGATGGATGGGTTAATGCCTTGTGGGGGGGTCCTAATTTTGGGTATGTTCAAAAGGAGGCAACAGGAAGCTCGGGTGGTCTACTTTGTATTTGGGATTCAAACGAATTTGATATTATTGATTGTAACGGATGTGAAAACTTTATAGCAATTAGGGGTAGGTGGGTAAGATCGGGACAAGAATCGGTTATCGTTAACTTGTATGGACCACATAATGATAGAGGCAAGAAAGCTTTGTGGGATTCACTTGAACAATTAATCAATAGTGTTGATGCACCTTGGCTTCTTGTGGGAGATTTTAATGAGGTTAGAATGGCGGAAGATAGGCTTAATTCTCAATTTATTCAAGGTAGGGCTGATATATTTAATGAGTTTATTGTTAGATGTGGTTTGATTGAAATCGATATTAATGGGAGAAAATTCACAAGAATTAGCGATGATGGTTTGAAGTTTAGTAAGATTGATAGATTCTTGGTGAATAATAGTTTCCTTCAATTGTGGAGCGATCTTTCGGTCATTGCTTTGGATAGACACCTCTCGGACCATTGCCCATTGATTTTGAGAGACAAGATTATCGATTATGGTCCTAAACCATTTAAAGTTTTTGATGAGTGGTTCAATTGTGAGGAAGTTGATAAGATAATAATGGAGGCTTGGATGCAACCAATTCGGGGGTCGAGAAAAGATTGCAACTTTAGAGATAGGCTAAAAAATGTTAAGCTAGCCTTAAAAGATTGGAGTTCGAGAAAATTTGGCGGTCTAGATAAAGAAATTGAGGCTTTTAAAAAGAAGCAACGGAATAGGAACTAA